GTGACGGAACTCTTTCCCTCCAGACCCTCTTTTATACCTTTCAGGTCAAGGGTGGTGGGTTGGGGACGCGGAGTGACGATGTTGACTGAAAAAGGCTGGGTAAACAGGCGGTACAGGGGGGAGAGGATGGCATAGATCTTTGCATGGAGGTTTTCGAGCAATGTCTTGTCTTTCTTTTTATTGTTGCTTTCCGCGGCAAGAGAACCATAACTGGCTCGTATTCTCTGGTTGGTGTCGACTATCAGTACCCTTGAATGGGGGCGGTCAAAGGACTTGAGCAGTTTTTCTATGGTTGTGGATTCCGACAGGAGCCAGCCAAGTTTATCGGCACTCTCCGTGGCTGCGGTGCCGATCAGGCAGGTCATTGTCCTTTCCTTTTCGTCATCCACATCACCGATGGCAAAGGCGAGTTTCTGACCGATAAATTTCATGGGAATTCTCAGCTCGATGATGTATCCGCCATCAGTCTCTTCCCACATGCCCTGGATGGCCGGTTCCATTCGCAGGGGGATGGCAGCGAACCGGTATCGGGGCATGAGAAAGCCGTTTATCCAGCCTGGTTTTGTCGTGGTTACAAGATAGCGGTGCATCCTGCCGTTTTTATCTTCAATACCTATCTGCAGATGGTCAGAACGGTTCAGGCGGAGTGAGTTGGGATTCCGGTAGACGATTTTATCGTCTGTCACAAGGAAAAGAGCATAGAGATATTTGCCCCGTACTCCCACCAGGTGCTTGAAGTGAAGGGAGCCAGCTGTATAATTGTAGTTTTTTTCAATAAAAAGAATATGTTCCCTGCCAAATGTCCTTGCTTCAGATAGAAACGGCTGCCAGTCATCAGTCTTGCCGTTCAGTCGCATGGGGTTGGTCAGTTTGTAAATATAAAGGTCCTTGGCCGGATCCAGGGAATGGAAAATTTCTCTGTCAAACAGGCCTGTCCTTCCACCGAGAGCTGAGGAAACAGCACGTGCCGCAAAGAGCAGTGTTTTTTTCCGGCTTTCAACCAGGTCTTTTTTGATGATATCGCTGAACCGGAAGCCGATAAGAGGAATCAGCAGGAGCAGCAGGGAGACAAGGGTCAGCTTCAGTCGCAGAGAAAATCGCATTGATCAATCGGTAAGCCAGCGGTATCCCATACCGTATTCGGTTCTGATACTGTCAAAATCGGCATCCATTTCCCGGAATTTATCCCTGATCCTCCTGATATGGGCAGTAATCGCATTGTTGGTAACAACGGCGTTGGCAGCTTCCATCAGCTGTTCATGGGATTTGACATGGCCGGGAATCCTGACAAGAGAATGCAGAATCCAGAACTCGGTGAGTGTCAGGGGAATGAGATGTTCCTGCCAGAATACCTGTTTTCTTTCCTCGTTGATTTGCAGGCTGCCCACATGGGTAATATGGTCATTTTTTTCAGAATGCAGTTCCCCTTTCAAAGATTCCACGATTTTAAAGAGAGCGGAAATTCGAATCGGCAGGAAATCAAGGGTTGTTGTGTCCTTGGTCAGGTAGTCCCAGGCACCGAGGCGCAGCCCGGAAACCCGGTCCAGATCGGAGTCTCTTGCCGTCAGAAAGATAATGGGAATTGTCGGGGAAAGCTGGCGGAGCTCCCGGCACAGGTCAAACCCGCCTTCCATTTCGTCCTGCAGCATCACGTCCAGGATGGCAAGATCAGGGAGACTGTTTTTAAAGGCGGCCAGTGCTCTCGGGCGGTCGGGATAACTCTGCACCCTGTACCCCTCACGCTCAAGGGCCTGGGAATAGTTGGCACGGAGAGAATCATCGTCTTCAACAAGGGCGACTGTATAAATCATTGTTTTTTCAGTGTGTTGAGTTAATTCAGGTATTTCAGTTTAAAGTATGCTCTTCAATGGACCATACCTGACAAATCTGCATTTATCCACTGCTTCCCCGGCCGTTATATTTTTTGTCATATTTTGTCATATTCTTTTTGTATCTTGTCATAAAGTGCTCAGTTGATGGTCATTCTTTTCCTGTCTTTTTAGAATGGTTGAAGTGGCGGGAAATTTAATAATATGTTGATTAACAGAATAACATATTTTCCATGGGATTTTTAAGGGAACAGCGCTGTTTTCATGGAGGTTGACTTTGAGACGTTTGTTTTTTCATGCTAATAATAAAAAAAATAAAAACCGATTTGATCCCGGCAATCTTATGTTGCTTATCTATGTAACAGTCGTGCTGTTTTTTCTTCTTTTCGGCGGGCTGAGTCATGTAAAGGCTGAAGACATGGACCCTTCCCGGCAAGTTAAGTTGCTTTCGGTATTACCTGTGACAGTACAGAAAATAATTGATAATGTACTGTGATTTTAAATTGTATTTGAGTTATTGATCAGAGGAATACTTGGGACAAGGGATCAGTGACCGATAAGGGCAACAGCTGATTGCTGAATTCGTTCAAATTGTTTCCATAAATTGTTAAAAATATTTTCTGCTTCAACTGATTTAATTTCCAGAACTTCCAATGTCTCAAATGGAGGAGACCATTTGAGATGGAATTCAGCAGCTGCTATCATGGAGATTGCAACGCCCACCAGGAGAGACATTTCCCATCCCTTGTTTCTGTAGTCTTTATTTTCATGAAATTCCATTGTCTGGGGCAGAGGATCAGGCAGACACCACAGTTTTCCGAGATAACCACCTGCTTCCCTGTATCCTGCACCTGTCTGTTCTTTCAGGGTTTGATCTATTGATATATTCTGATCCGACTGATGCAAACGAAGCGCATGGGCAGTAGCTTGCGGGAGCTGGTGGGCCATCCACAGCAACCCGAGATTATGTAGAATTCCGGCAGTTCTGGCACTTCTGAGTAAGTCTTTGCCGGAGGTTGCGGCAGTCAGGTTGAAGGTTGTTTCAGCCACTGCCATTGCACGAACCCAATATTTATGAACATCAAAAGGCGGGCAACGACCAGGATCAAAAGGGGCTGAAATAGCAAGAGAAATGCTGATACTTTTGACAACACCAAAACCAAGTCTGGCACATGCTTCATCGAGTTCAGCAATCTTTCTGATTGGTGCTGACCAGGCTGAATTTGCAAGGGAGATAAGCCGGATAACAATCGTGGGAAAGTTATGCAGTATTTCCGCAATCTCACCATAATCCAGAGTTTCATCTTCAAATGCAGTCAGAAGAGTTGATACGGAAGATGGCAGAACAGGAAGTTGTGCACTGTTGAGAGTTTGGAAAACTGGATTTTCCCCGGTAGTTTTCATGACGTTTTCCCGATGATTGGAGCATTGGTAACATTTCCCGTGACAGCATTTCTGAAGTCTTTTTTTGCCATGTTCGGAATTTCTTCTGGAAACAAAGGCTTACTGAAGTAAAAACCCTGGACAATTTCACAACCGATTCCCCTTAATACAAGGAGTTGTTCCCTGTTTTCAACACCTTCTGCAATAACTGAATTTCCAAGGGCCTGGGCAGCCCCGATAATAGTACCGAGAAGAATTGATGAGTCCGCATCTTCCATCATATCAATGATAAACAGACGGTCAATTTTCAGGCAGTCTATCGGTAAATTTTTCAGAGAGGCGAGGGATGAATAACCAGTTCCAAAATCATCGATAGCAATTTTTATTCCCATTTCTCTCAATTGCTCAAACATTGTTATGTTTCCATCCAGATTCTGAACGACACTTTCTGTGATCTCAAGTTCAAGCAATTCAGGCGGAACATTGGTTTTTTGCAGAATCTGCTGAACAGTATTATAAAGTTCCGGTTCGTGGAAATGGATAGGTGAGATATTCACTGCCATTTTGAAATCAGAAATTTTCTCTTGTCTCCACTGTGAAAGTTGGTAGCATGCCGTTTCCAGTATCCAGTTTTCCAGAGATTTAATCACGCCTATTCTCTCGGCAACTTTGATGAAATCGTTAGGTGAAACCAGGCCCAGATCAGGATGTCGCCAGCGGACAAGGGCTTCCACTCCCGCCAGGCGTCCCCGGACAATATCTATCTGGGGCTGGTAATGCAGTTCAAACTGGTCCCTGTCAATGGCAGCCCGAAGTTCCTGTTCGAGCCATAAACGTTTTTCCGCCTGAATTGTCAGTTCCGGTTGATAAAAAGCATAACGATGTCTACCTTGGGCCTTGGCCGAGTACATGGCACTGTCTGCAGCTTTCAGCAGTGTCTGCAGGTTTTCCCCGTCCTCGGGAAAGTGGGCAATGCCGATGCTGCACCGGGGACGTAGTTCCCTCGCATTCAACATCAATGGTTTGTTTATTTCTTCCAGGCAGCGATTGGCTACATCCGCGGCGACATATTGATCATTAACATGATCAACCAGTATACAGAATTCGTCTCCGGAAAGGCGGGCGACAAAATCAGTATCTCTTAAAATCATTTCCAGTCTTTCAGCAATTTTTTTCAGCAGTTCATCACCGGTATCATGGCCGAGGCTGTCGTTTACATCTTTGAAGCCATCCAGATCGAGGTAGACTAGAGCAAAACGCTCATCCCGCCGTTTTGCCGCTTTTATAATATCCTCCATGTGTTTATAAAAATAGGCACGGCTTGCCAGTCCGGTCAGTTCGTCGGTGTAGGCCAACTGTCTGATTCGCTTCTGCGTTGCAATCTGTTGGGTGATGTCCTGTACTGTCCCCAGGATAATCTGTCTGTTGTTTGGAGCACATCCTATTTCCTGGTGTACAGTCATGGCGGGCCGGTTATTTACAATAAGCCTGTACTCGGCAGGTTGTGGCGGAGCACCCTCGGTCGTTGATATGACGAGGCTGTACACAAATTCCCGGTCATCAGGGTGAATCTGTTCGAAAAAGTCTTTCAGGGTTAACTGGTGAATATTTTTGGGATTGCCCATCATTTCAGCCAGATTGTCTGAAACTGTCAGTCGATCCGACAGAGCATCCCAACGCCAGAAGCCAAAACCTGCAATACGCTGGGCACTTGAAAGCTGTTCCTGGTTTTCCAACAGGTTTCTGGCATTGTTGCTCGCACGAAGCTGGAATTTGATCTGTTGAAGGAGAATGGGATAATTCACCGGTTTTACAACGAAGCCTGATGCACCTGATTCAAAGGCCATATCGACAGATTTGCTGTCTTCAAGTCCGGTAATCATCAATATCTGAGGGGGTGTATCTCTTCCATTTCGTGCAGCCTGCGACACACCTCAAAACCACTCATCCCTTCCATTAAAGCATCAAGCAATACGATATCCGGAAGAAAACGTTTGGCCATTACCAGCGCATCTTCACCTTTTTCCGCTTCAAAGACAGTATACCCTGCGGCAGTCAACGCTTTGGATGTTGTCAGACGGAAAAAAGGGTCATCATCCACAAGAAGAATTTGTCCATCCTGTGAGAGGGATGAAGGAGCAGCCATAATTTTTTTGTTTTCTGAAACAGCTATATATTCTTTCTGTAATGCGTCAGCTACCTGTGGCAGCAGGTCTTCAATCTGAGATACGAGAGTCAGTGCACGGGAGGAACCAGTATGTTCAGGAATGGCTTCCAGCTCTGCACAATATTTTGACAGTTCAACAGCACCCAGGGTTGCGCAACTGGATTTCAGCCGATGGGCAATTCTTTTGAGTTCGCTTCTTCTGTTGTTTTTCACTGCTTCTTTGATTGCAGCTATATCTATTGGAGAATGTTTATGAAAATTATTTATTGCATTTGTGAGAATATCATGACCTGTTTCCTTGCTCAGATCATGCAATTGTTGCAATGCAGACGTATCCAGCAGGTTGCGGGGGCTTTTTGAAACGGAATAAGAGATGTTCTCCTCCGGTGTTTCATCAGGAAAAGAAATAATCCATCGGCGCAGTTCTTCCGCAAGCTGCTGACGACTGAATGGTTTACTCAGATAAGCATTCATTCCCGAAGAGAGGCACTGTTGAACAATTCCTTTCTGGACGTCTGCTGTCAAAGCAATAATGGGTACAGGGTCTCTTTTTTCTTCCTGTTCGATTCTGCGAATTTTTTCTGTTGCACTGAAACCATCCATTTCAGGCATATGGCAATCCATCAGGATGAGATCATAGTGGTGGCCGCTCCATGCATTCAGTACCTGTAGTCCGTTTTCAACCAGGTCAGCCTTGCAGCCTAATGCTGACAGCATTCCTATGGTAACATCCTGATTGACCTCATTGTCTTCTGCAAGAAGGATTCTTCCCCGGGAAAGAGGTTGAACTTTTGGAGTTTTTTCGTTTACTGATACAGTATGGCTGAGGGGTTGGGCATTTTGCAGTGAAACAACAGGAAGTTCGACAGTGAAACGGAAACAAGCTCCTTTTCCAGGTGTATTAACGAGGTCGATATTGCCATCCATCATTTCCACCAGCCGTTTTGCGATTGCAAGTCCAAGGCCTGTTCCCCCGTGTTTTCGGGTTATGGTGCCGTCGCCCTGGCTGAAGGCATTGAAAATATGGAGCTGCTGTTCAAACGGTACTCCAGGGCCGGTGTCAGATACTTCAAAGAATATCGTCTGTCTTTTTTCTTGAACAGATTGTACTGTAACCCGAAGTTTTACTTTTCCCTGTTCAGTAAATTTAACTGCATTACCAAGTAGATTGACCAGGATCTGTCTCAGTTTGACCGGGTCACCCGTAACCTGTGCCGGAAGTTTCCGGGGAAGATCAAGCTCCAGATCCAGACCTTTATGATGTGCCTGTCCGGCAACAAGTTCCACTGTATTTTCCAGAAGAGAGCGTAGATTAAAATCTTCAAGGTTCAACTGCAGTTTGTTTGCTTCAATTTTAGAGAAATCCAGAATGTCATTTATGACATCAAGCAGGCTTTTCGCGGAACGGTATGCCGTATCAGCCAGTCGTCGGGCACGAGCGTCCAAATCACTGTCCAGGAGCAGCTCAGTCATACCAAGTACACCGTTCATGGGAGTTCTGATTTCGTGACTCATTGTTGCCAGAAAATCACTTTTGGCCTGACTTGCTGCTTCGGCTGCTTCCCGGGCCTGCTCTGCTGCTTCTTTTGCCTGCACCAGGTTACGGGTACGCTCCCTGACTTTTTCTTCAAGTTCCTGTCGGTAAGATGCCAGGATGTCATCTCTTTCCTGAATCTGTCCGAGCATATCATTGAAATTTTCTATGATAGTAGCAATTTCATCGTTATTTTCCGGTGTCAGCCTGAGGCTGAAATCCTGAGTGTCGGAGACTTTCTGCATGCCACTTAATAAATCGGAAATGGGAGTGGATATACGTTGCTGCAGGCGGTTTGACAGAAGTGACACTCCTCCCATGATTAACGACCAGAGTAATGATGTAATTCCAAGGAAACGTAGAATTCTGTCATAAAGAGGTTGGAGGCTGGTGTCCATCCGGATAGACCCCAGGAACTCTCCTTTAAAGAATATGGGGCGATAAATATGTATGGTACTCCAGGTGATTCTGCTGCTATTAAATTGTTGGCCAGAGCTTTCCGGGGTGGGAATCCCCTGGCTATGGCCGTCATGGACTGTCCAGTTTTCTTCCCCAGGACGCTTGTAGATAGCGAATTGACTGTGGTCCATCTGATAGAGTACAGCACCCTTGACGCTGGGTTCTGTACTCAGTGAGCTGAGGAGCTTATTTGCCGTTTTCTGGTCATCAAAAGTCAAGGCTGCCGTTGAATTGGTGACCACGAAATCTGTCAACACCTCTGCCCGTTCCAGCAGCATCTCACGATAGCTGAAGAATTCAATACCCAGAAAAGCAAGAGCTGTGGCAAGCAGAGCAAGTCCGCTGGTCAGTAAAATCATGTTTTTGATTTTATGGGCAATAGTTTCAGTCAGCCCTTTCATTTTGATGTTCCCTTAGGATTATCGTCAACAATGGTTGCAAGTTCCAGTAGCGGTGCGGCAATTTTCAAACCGGAGGTATGTACATGGCCGATATTAATTTTGAATCCGATTTGGCCATCATTAAGGACAAATTGAATCATTCCTCCCTGGTCGGCAAATTTCTTGCTTTCGCCAATGGTCAGAATAGGTTTGTTCGCGAGGGTGTTTATAATGGAATTGAGATAAGAACGTTTTGAGTCACTGATAAAAACCAGTTGACAGTTTTCATTGATTCCTTCGGATTGCATAAATCGATGGATGGAAATACGAGCATTGTTGACATATCTTTTTTGCAATGTATCCAGCAGAGAACCAAAATCATCTTGTCCAAGGATACAGATGCCAAAACTGCCATCATCACCCTGACTGTATTGTTCCGGCCATTCGATAAATCGTGTTAATTTGTACAGCAGGGCAGCCTTCAGCTTGTATTCAGGGGATACAGATCCGGCTGCGACTATCTGGACGGAGATTACCATCAGGAATATAATTAGTCGAATTGTATTCCTGGTGGTGCGTGATTTCCAGTTGCAGATCATCCGTTTCATGTATTGAATTGTCTGAGGCGTTTGCAATGATACTGTCAAAAAAAGAGACGGACCTGTGCATATACTGCACGCTCAACTTCTGTTGTTAAAAACAGGTTCTCTCCGACAAATTCAGGATGACGGGAATCAAATAGATTCTGTCCTGTCAGGGAAAGCTCAACCTGTTCAACAGGGTGCCAAGCTAGGCGTGCATTAAAGCTTGTATAATTCCGGACGGAATCTTCGTAGAAGAAACTTGTTTTGTCCAGACTGTCGACATAGTAAAACCAGAAATCAAAATTCACTTCGTGGCTGAGATCCATGAGGGAGCGCAGGGAAAACTGGTTTGCAGGACTCGATCCTTTGGTAACTGTATTGGTGTTGCTCATATCGCTGCTCGAATTATCAAAAGAGCTTGAGATTTCAAGAAAACTGTAGTTTGCCTGAATTCGCCACCAGTCAAGTGGACGCCAGTCAAGACTTATTTCGAGACCATAACTGTTTGCCGACATTTTGTTTCCGAAAACAGAATTCGAGAGAGGTGATGTACCTGCTGTCTGTTCAAAAGTCTGAAGTTTGTCATAATCGTGGTAAAAAAAGGCCAGGTCAACAGAGTAATTTTCTTTTGGTTGAACACGGTATCCGAGTTCATAGGCAATAACTGTTTCCGATTCAAAATTTTTATTTCCCTTTACGCGGAGTATCACAGGATCAAATTTAGGGGGGAGGGGAAGAATTCTGCTGATAATATTCGAACTTGCTTCTAAACGGGAAGGAGTTCTAACAGCCCGGGAAACTGCACCCCACAAGGTGTTTTTTTCATTTGCCAGCCAGACTATTCGAGCACTGGGTTGGATTTCCACCCCAGTATAGTCATTATGTTCGAACTTGGATCCCAGGGTAAAACGTACAAGATGCGGCACGAGCTCAATTTCATCCTGGATGAAGCCACTGTAAAGATTTACTTCCTGGCTGTCAGGCAGAAACTGCACCATAAATGAGTTTTTGAAGTCGTCTCTGATGGATCGATAGCCAATTCCCCATATTACATCATGGTTCTCCACTATTTTCAATTGATGCTGGAAGTCAATGTCAAGGGTGTCATGGGTCTGATCAAGGAAAATTTCAGAACGATCTGTATGGTCAAAATAAACCTGCAGGGTTGTGCTGGCCTGATCGGAGATTCGGTAATTCCATTTGGCGAGCAGATTATAGCCTGATGATTCGATTGTGTCGTGAGTAGCCGGTGCAATGTAGAAAGGGGCGTATACCCCGTTTTCAGGATTTGAAGGATCTTTCCATATATTGATGCGCTGGTTTTCATCGGCACTGTAAGCATCACCCTGCAGGGTCCAGCTGTATTTTCCCTTATAATGTCCGTCAACTCGGAATCCACCCTGGGTTTTTTCCCAGCCGTCACCAGCATCTCCTCCCAGTGCCGGGGCATAAGAATCATCCCTGTTGTTGTACTTTAAATAGAATCTTCCAGTAATATCAGATGAAAGATCAGTTCCATAGCGTAAAGATGCAAATCCTTTTTCTTTGTTTCCCGTACCGGCAGTCATCAGACCACCCTGTGTTGAACCGGTATTTTTGGTTATTATATTGATAACACCGTTAACAGCATTGGCACCCCATACTGTTGCTCCGGGTCCGCGGATAACTTCAATGCGGTCAATATCTTCGAGTAACGTATCCTGTACATCCCAATAGACCCCAGAGAATGTAGGGCTGTAAACTGTTCTACCGTCAAGCATCACCAGGAGTTTGTTGGAAAACTGACTTCCAAAACCACGACTGGTAATCACCCATTTTCCGGCATCGATATGAGCCACATGGATGCCTGGTGCCATCCGCAGCGCTTCCGCAATGCTGGTCACCCCTGAGCGCCTTATATCTTCACTGGTTATGACATAGACAGCGGAGGCAACCTCATTGAGCGGCTGCTGTTTTTTGGAGACAGTCGTAACCTTTATTGACAGGAGGTCTTCAAGGGGGAGGTCAAGGTAATCCGCTATGGACTCTTCAGCAGAAACCGGTGTCGAGGTCCCGATCAGCATACAGCAGAAGGAGATAACAATACCTTTAACGATCAAGTCACTATTTTTCATAATCATTCTCGGTTGAGAAAGGAAAGCGGGAAAATGGAAATAACGTATTTTTCTACAGTTATAAAGAATTATCCTTAATCTGAGAATCGTTGTCAAGGTGGAACTATATGATATGGTGCTTCTGCGAAACAGTATGCTTTTCCATCATTTTCCATCATCTTTTTTCTGTAACTTGTCATGTTTTCTTCAGGCAAAGATCACTCTTCTCTATTCTGTTTACATAAAAGACTTCCCGGACAGCAGCGGCCTGCGTTGCAGATTGGGGCGTTTTTCAGAAAATTCCACTGCAGATAGTAATTCTGCCAAAGTCAGATTTCCTCAAACGAAAATTCTATTTTTTTAAGGCACCCTGAAGAGGTTATTTTTATTCCGGAGGTTATGTATGAATATATTACCGTTTCATTTGTGGCAAAAAGCAGCAGAGAATCTTTTAAAACACAGCAACATGCAGAAGGGTGTACCTGTTCTTTTTCTGTTATTTTTTCTTTTTGCAGGAATAGGTTATGCGCAGATCCCGGAGCCGCACCAGGGAGAACTTCTTTTTACACGTGAAAATGGTCGTGCTGTTTCTGCGCCTCTACTCTCCCAGGACATAGATATAGAAATAAGCGGGATTACCGCACGGGTTACGGTGAAGCAGGAATTTATCAATCTGGAGCAGGTGTGGCTGGATGCCCGCTATGTCTTCCCTCTTCCTGATGCATGCAGTGTTGATCATTTGCTCATGCGTATAGGGGAAAGAGAGATAGAGGGAGTAATACAGGAAAAGCAGAAGGCCAGACAACTCCATGAGGCGGCCCGTAGAGAGGGGAGGAAATCTTCTTTAGTGGAGCAGAACAGGCCTAATATTTTTACAACTGATATCGCCAATATTGCTCCCGGTGAAAAAATTTCTGTCAGTATTGAATATCAGCAGGAAGTGGTTCCGGTGGATTCCATTTTTTCACTTCGTTTTCCCATGGTTGTGGCACCCCGGTATATTCCGGGAAAAGCGGTTCGGTTTTCTGCAACCGGGTGGGCGCCGGACACGGACCAGGTGACGGATGGCTCAGAAATCTCACCACCCGTCGACCTGGCTGGAGAAACGACGGTTCCGATCAGAATGAAGATTGATCTTGCCAGCGGTTTTCCCTTAAAAAGAATTGAATCTCTTTACCATGGAATCAAGGTGGAGGAGCTGGAGGAAGGGCACTATTCCATAACGTTGAACGGGGTGGTGAAGGCGGATCGTGATTTTGTTCTCGAATGGGAGGCAGAGGAGGGTAAAGAGACCACAGGAGCCCTATTTGCTGAAACCATGGGAGAAAACCAGTATATGCTTCTTATGCTTATGCCACCGGATACTGTACAGAATGGACCAGTGGCGAGAGAAGTTGTTTTTATTCTCGATATCTCCGGATCCATGGCCGGATCTTCCATAGTTCAGGCGAAAAAGGCGATGGTACTTGCTCTTTCCAGGTTGCAGCCGGTGGATTCTTTTAATCTCATTGTTTTTAATCAGGAGGCAAGATCACTCTTTACGGATTCAAAATCAGCTGACAGAAAAAATATCCAAAAAGCGCTTGAGTATATCAGTACATTACAGGCAGATGGGGGGACAGAAATGAAGGATGCTCTTCTGCTGGCCCTGGATGGGAAACATCATCACAGGAGGATTCGCCAGGTCGTTTTTGTAACCGACGGTGCCGTCGGCAATGAGGATGCACTTTTTGCGATTATTGAAAAAAGGCTCGGAGATTCCCGCCTGTTTACCGTAGGTATCGGTTCGGCCCCTAACTCTTATTTTATGACCAGGGCGGCACGGGTGGGCCGGGGTACCTTTACTTATATCGGCAGGGTTTCAGAGGTAGGGGAAAAAGTGGGGATGTTGTTTAATAAACTTGAACATCCGGTCATCTCTGATATTCGTATTGATCTTGGAGGCAATGCAAGGAAAATCGAATATTATCCCAATCCTATTCCTGATCTTTACTATGGTGAACCTCTTGTTGTCGCATTGAAAACCGGGTGGGAAAATGAATCTCTGCATATTACCGGCAGGGAGGCGGGCAATTTATGGGAAATGATTGGTGATGCCACAAAATTTGGCAAACGAAAAGGAGTGGGGACACTCTGGGCCAGGCGGAAAGTCCGTGCTTTCATGGAAGCACTGGCCCTGGGGGAGGATGAACAGAAAGTGAAGGATGTTGTTCTGAGAACAGCGTTGGAACACCATCTTGTAAGCAGGTATACCAGTCTTGTGGCTACTGATACCATGGTCAGCCGACCTGCGGGAACTGCCAGTGAACAGTCCATGGTGAAGACCCCTCTTGCCCATGGCTGGCAGGCGGCTGCCGTGTTCGGTGGTGGGTCACAGACTGCGACCTCTTCAGCACTTTTCTTGCTGCTTGGAGTTGTTTTTCTTTTTGTCGGACTGTTGTTTTGTGTAATTATCATAAAAAATGATTCAAAATGTGCCTGAACTGACCTCTGGTGAACATTGTGTAAATTTTTCTGGGTCACTGATAATTGTCTCATTGTTTGTGTTCTATAATTATTCTCAAAATTGACACAATGTTCATGAGAAATGCGGCATAGCCGTCATCAACATCGCAGTAGTGGAATATTCCACTTTTGTGTCCTATGGAAATATCTGTGTCAACCCAAATACGTTTCTGCTCCCGTGATGTTGTCATGATGTCTTCTCCGGTAAAATCATTGTCTGTCAGATTTGTTTTGCGAACTGTCATATTCGATGTGGTGAATCGTCATTCTCTTTGATTTTACTGATATCAAACAATTTTTCCCAGGATAATGAATTATATGGGTTTGTCTGATGAAAAAGCGATTTCTTGTTCTTTATATTGTTTCTCTTGGTTGTTGTGTTGCGGGCCTGCTGTTGCTTTCGCTGGGTGGTTGGATTCGTATCAAGGCTGTGGTGGCCGGATATCTGCTGAGCAGATCCTGGGAAATGAGTCTTGAAAGCGGCAGGCCGGTCAAACCTTGGCCATGGGCTGACACCTGGCCGGTGGGGCGACTCAGGACCGCGGACGGGAAAATTGATCTGGTGATTCTTGAAGGAGACAGCGGTGAAGTACTGGCCTTCGGGCCGGGTC
The DNA window shown above is from Desulfomarina profundi and carries:
- a CDS encoding marine proteobacterial sortase target protein — protein: MNILPFHLWQKAAENLLKHSNMQKGVPVLFLLFFLFAGIGYAQIPEPHQGELLFTRENGRAVSAPLLSQDIDIEISGITARVTVKQEFINLEQVWLDARYVFPLPDACSVDHLLMRIGEREIEGVIQEKQKARQLHEAARREGRKSSLVEQNRPNIFTTDIANIAPGEKISVSIEYQQEVVPVDSIFSLRFPMVVAPRYIPGKAVRFSATGWAPDTDQVTDGSEISPPVDLAGETTVPIRMKIDLASGFPLKRIESLYHGIKVEELEEGHYSITLNGVVKADRDFVLEWEAEEGKETTGALFAETMGENQYMLLMLMPPDTVQNGPVAREVVFILDISGSMAGSSIVQAKKAMVLALSRLQPVDSFNLIVFNQEARSLFTDSKSADRKNIQKALEYISTLQADGGTEMKDALLLALDGKHHHRRIRQVVFVTDGAVGNEDALFAIIEKRLGDSRLFTVGIGSAPNSYFMTRAARVGRGTFTYIGRVSEVGEKVGMLFNKLEHPVISDIRIDLGGNARKIEYYPNPIPDLYYGEPLVVALKTGWENESLHITGREAGNLWEMIGDATKFGKRKGVGTLWARRKVRAFMEALALGEDEQKVKDVVLRTALEHHLVSRYTSLVATDTMVSRPAGTASEQSMVKTPLAHGWQAAAVFGGGSQTATSSALFLLLGVVFLFVGLLFCVIIIKNDSKCA
- a CDS encoding TonB-dependent receptor plug domain-containing protein, which gives rise to MKNSDLIVKGIVISFCCMLIGTSTPVSAEESIADYLDLPLEDLLSIKVTTVSKKQQPLNEVASAVYVITSEDIRRSGVTSIAEALRMAPGIHVAHIDAGKWVITSRGFGSQFSNKLLVMLDGRTVYSPTFSGVYWDVQDTLLEDIDRIEVIRGPGATVWGANAVNGVINIITKNTGSTQGGLMTAGTGNKEKGFASLRYGTDLSSDITGRFYLKYNNRDDSYAPALGGDAGDGWEKTQGGFRVDGHYKGKYSWTLQGDAYSADENQRINIWKDPSNPENGVYAPFYIAPATHDTIESSGYNLLAKWNYRISDQASTTLQVYFDHTDRSEIFLDQTHDTLDIDFQHQLKIVENHDVIWGIGYRSIRDDFKNSFMVQFLPDSQEVNLYSGFIQDEIELVPHLVRFTLGSKFEHNDYTGVEIQPSARIVWLANEKNTLWGAVSRAVRTPSRLEASSNIISRILPLPPKFDPVILRVKGNKNFESETVIAYELGYRVQPKENYSVDLAFFYHDYDKLQTFEQTAGTSPLSNSVFGNKMSANSYGLEISLDWRPLDWWRIQANYSFLEISSSFDNSSSDMSNTNTVTKGSSPANQFSLRSLMDLSHEVNFDFWFYYVDSLDKTSFFYEDSVRNYTSFNARLAWHPVEQVELSLTGQNLFDSRHPEFVGENLFLTTEVERAVYAQVRLFF